The DNA region actgagttataaggcctccaaaataggcTAGTTTTTGGCAGCctatttttgaattttcaatgcattttcccatcccCAATTTTCCCCCCATTTTGCCAGAATTCCTTTCGAGCCAAAAGTCATAGCACACTATTCCCGATCGATGCGCACGcagcggtgtgctttttatggCGGTTGGACTATTGCTGCCAGACTAGTAGGACGCCGAACTTTAGGGCGTAAACGGGAGAAtaaaagagagcaaaaaaaatcaacacataTCTCAAGAAACCTCTGAACATGCATTCCAGTTCTACAGGGCGTGCCTTAATATATGTGTTAATATCATTAtcatatctgcttagaactctttggagctACGTTGGACCTTAAACTGGATCATTGATTGGTCACAGGAGATCTTTAAAGAACAAGATCTCCTTAAATATGTGGCGTAAAAAGGAGCAAAATGACTTAAAGTTGTCCAGATTGGGCATCATAGCAGTGGAGTGGAACACCCGACACTCACCTGGTGTTACTGTGCCTGTTCGACCCCTCCAGGCGGCGCAGCTTGTGTTTGTAGAACTTTACTTCTCTAAGTGTCGGCCTGCATACAGACAGCCTGCATGAGGAGGAGCAGGACAGAGCAGGAAAATCATATTCAGGCACACACACCTTGCatccagctcctgcttcagtcgATCCACTTCCCTCTTTAGCTCCTCCTCCTGACGGCTGCTTCTCTTTAGTTGGTCCTGGTACGTCTAGGAGGAAATCAGAGTTACTTTTTGCTTTATGGAAAATCAACTCTGAACATTTAAAGTTTGGAAGATTACCTTGAGAATGGTTTTAAAAGATGGAGTAATGGTAGTGGCTGTCTTCTCCCACTCTTTGGATGCCTCTGCTTCTCCCCTGGCAGCTCTGGGATCAGTTCTAGGATCAGCTCTAGGATCAAATGTAGGATAAGCCCTAGGATCATATGTAGGATCAGCTCTAGGATCAAATGTAGGATCAGCCCTAGGATCTGATGTAGGATCAGCTCTAGGATCAAATGTAGGATCAGCCCTAGGAACATATGTAGGATCAGCTCTAGGATCAAATGTAGGATCAGCCCTAGGATCAGCCCTAGGATCAGCTCTAGGATCATATGTAGGATAAGCCCTAGGATCATATGTAGGATAAGCCCTAGGATCATATGTAGGATCAGCTCTAGGATCAAATGTAGGATCAGCTCTAGGATCAAATGTAGGATCAGCTCTACGATCATATGTAGGAGCAGCTCTAGGATCAAATGTAGGATCAGCCCTAGGATCTGATGTAGGATCAGCCCTAGGAACATATGTAGGATCAGCTCTAGGATCAAATGTAGGATCAGCCCAAGGATTATATGTAGGATCACCCTAGGATCAGCTCTACGATCATATGTAGGATTAGCTCTAGGATCATATGTAGGATCAGCTCTAGGATCAAATCTGGGATCAACCCTAGGATCAGCTCTAGGATCATATGTAGGATCAGCTCTAGGATCAGCCCTAGGATCAGCTCTGAGATCATATGTAGGATCAGCTCTACGATCAGCTCTAAGATCATATGTAGGATCAGCTCTACGATCAGCTCTAAGATCACATGTAGGATCAGCTCTAGGATCAAATGTAGGATCAGCCCTAGGATCTGATGTAGGATCAGCCCTAGGAACATATGTAGGATCAGCTCTAGGATCAAATGTAGGATCAGCCCAAGGATTATATGTAGAATCATCCTAGGATCAGCTCTACGATCATATGTAGGATTAGCTCTAGGATCATATGTAGGATCAGCTCTAGGATCAAATCTGGGATCAGCTCTAGGATCATATGTAGGATCAGCCCTAGGATCAGCTCTGAGATCATATGTAGGATCAGCTCTACGATCAGCTCTAAGATCATATGTAGGATCAGCTCTAGGATCAAATGTAGGATCAGCCCTAGGATCTGATGTAGGATCAGCTCTAGGAACATATGTAGGATCAGCTCTAGGATCAAATGTAGGATCAGCCCAAGGATTATATGTAGGATCACCCTAGGATCAGCTCTACGATCATATGTAGGATTAGCTCTAGGATCATATGTAGGATCAGCTCTAGGATCAAATCTGGGATCAGCCCTAGGATCAGCTCTAGGATCATATGTAGGATCAGCTCTAGGATCAGCCCTAGGATCAGCTCTGAGATCATATGTAGGATCAGCTCTACGATCAGCTCTAAGATCATATGTAGGATCAGCTCTAGGATCAGCCCTAGGATCAGCTCTGAGATCATATGTAGGATCAGCTCTACGATCAGCTCTAAGATCATATGTAGGATCAGCTCTAGGATCAGCTCTAAGATCATATGTAGGATCAGCTCTAGGATCAGCTCTGAGATCATATGTAGGATCAGCTCTACGATCGCTCTAAGATCATATGTATGATCAGCTCTAGGATCAGCCCTAGGATCAGCTCTGAGATCATATGTAGGATCAGCTCTACGATCGCTCTAAGATCATATGTAGGATCAGCCCTAGGATCTGATGTAGGATCAGCTCTAGGATCATATGTAGGATCAGCTCTAGGATCCGCCCTAGGATCAGCTCTGAGATCATATGTAGGATCAGCTCTACGATCGCTCTAAGATCATATGTAGGATCAGCTCTAGGATCAGCCCTAGGATCAGCTCTGAGATCATATGTAAGATCAGCTCTAAGATCATATGTAGGATCAGCCCTAGGATCAGCTCTAGGATCAGAGCAACAGAGCAGAGCAGTCTTTTCTTCTTGAGCTACATGTCAGTCAGAGTATTCAATCATCTCGGCTCATTCTGCTGCCTTTGGCTCGGACACTGGCGTCCTCCTGATTGGAACGCTGTCCTTAAACTAAACTAACTCCTAGTTAGAGCGGTATTTCAGTGATCAACCCTTTCACACTGAAAAtaaatattcattcattcattatccTCAGTGTATCAGAGGCAGGGTCACAGGGGCAACActtcccagctcctcctgggagACTTCAGTCTGTCCACCTGTGTTCTACAGACCTGGGAACCCCCCGTTTTACCGGGTTTTTATGGAATGTCTAGGTTTAATTCAGTTCTACAGCACTTTGGTGTCAATTCTTGTTAGTTTTATTTGTTAGAGGGAATTAAAGATGATTTTTCTTTATAATACTTCTATAATCTCCCTTCAGGGTTGATAAAGCAATAGAATTGAGAACAAAGTAGTTACCTGAGCTGATCTGTGATCCTGGTTTCATAGAAGTCGATCACATCCAGCACCCTGCAGACACAGCAGCAGTGAACTGGTGACCCTTGGGCGTGATGTCACGCTCTGAGCGTGCACGGCTAACACAGTGAGCCCAAACCAGACTTACTGTTGATCTGCCGCAGAGCTCTGCAGGCACACTTTCTTGCAGATGTTCTGGAAAGTCCGACTCTGCTGAGCCAGTCGTCGTTCTTCTTCTTTGACGGTGAAATAGAGTTTCCTCTGCAGCTgagctgcttcctcctgctgttccgacagtttctcctccagcaTCTGACACCGTCTCTAAACAGTTGTGTCTGTGTTAGCGTGTGCTTATCTGCTAAATGTGAAGTGTTACCCAGGCTTAAACCCGTGGAGCACCTGGGACTCGGtcttctcctgctgcagctgctggctGTAACTGTGTTGCTGGGCCGCCTTGCCCAGGTAGCGCTCCTCCAGGTCCTGAACTCTGGTCTTCACCTGCTCCAGCAGACCCTCCAGCTCCGTGACCCTCTGAGACTGCTGAGCTGCTCGGCTCACGTGCTTCTGAACCTCCTCTCTaacaacacatacacacacacacacactggggctcacaCCGTCTTCAGCTTTTCATTTCACAGTCATATCAGCTGCAGTCAGTGAAAATGGATCAGAgatattcaattaatttttatttatatagcgccaaatacaacaaatgtcatctcaaggcacttagataataaagtccaattcaagccaattggaattcaattaattgtaatcataatttttcataaaataatccaattcgttcatatagagccaattcaaaaacaatttcctagctaaggaaaccaacagattgcactgaaacattttatttttattttttagatatgtgctgtgcagctggagcaGCTCCAAGCGGCTGGATCTTAAACTTCTTAACCAACAGGACACAGAGGGTCAGAGTTGATGGGTTTTTATCTGACAAAGTGTGCGCTTCCACAGGCTCACCATAAGGGGGCGTGCTCTCACCTTTGTTATTCATTTTATACACAAATATGTGTCAGAGCACTTTTAACCGCCTTATTTTAAAGTGTGCAGATGACTCTGTAACTGTTAGCCTGCTGCAGGGAAATGAAAAGGACCACGGTCCCTGTGAGAAGACTCTTACCTACATCTTAATTTAACAAAGACCAAAGACATGGCTGATGATTTTAGGAAGAATATCAAAACACCTGTCCTATAAATATCTGGGGACAATCTTTGACTCGACCCTAAACTTTAGAGAGAAGTGCAAAGCTGTGAGCAGGACGGGACGCCAGCGGCTGTTCTGTCTGAGGAAGTCGTCTCATTTCCACACTGATAGGACCATGATGACACTCTTTTATCGTGCTTTTATCGAATCTATTTGAACCTTTTCACTTGCATCGTGGTTGGGAAACTTGTCCCTAAAAGAAAGGAGTTCACTCAGCCAGAGTATTAAAGGGTCAGGTCGGCTGCCTGTCTGTCTTTGTACTGTCCTCTGAACCTGTCCTCTGTCAAATGAATGTCTGTTAATAAGGTGTGCGAGATGCCTTCTCCTATGCTCTGCAGAACAAATCTACCTGCGGGTGCTAATAAAGTCGACTGAACTGAACTGTCCCCTGCCTGCAGCTCATACCTGCACTGAGCTCCATCCTGAGGCCCCCCATCTGATACTGGTGATAGGATAGgatgacaggaggacaggtggtccacacaaagccagatctgcATTATTAAACACCAGAGAGGGTAGTTTTCTACATTCCAGCAGGACACAGAGAGGACATGGAGGCTGTTCCCTTAAACCATCCTCAGGCCTGCAGAGACTGATTCTAACGTGAAATGAGGGGGACCTTTCTGGCCATAATGGGCTcacttttttgcttttttaaggACATTAGAACTGAGCCGAGACATTTCTTGGTTGTGAGAAACTAATCTCTAAATCTCTATAGTGACTGGTGGCTGCCTGCTGCAGAAGCTCTGGACTTTATTGTGTCTTTCTGGAgactttttctgtgaaaacacagcAGCTACAGAGAGGACTGTGGACTCTATGCTCCAACCATCTGCTGAGTAACGTGGGATTTCAGTCAGCTTTCTGAGAGGAACTACAGGGCTGCTCCCCAGCTGTAGGTCAAACAGAGAGGGAGCTTTGCTGGCCGGACGTACTTGAGTTGGTTGTTGGACTTGACCAGCTCCTGGATGAGAGCCTGCCTCCTCTCAGAGTCGGTCAGCATCGTCCTCAGAGTGCTCCGCACCTCCCCGGCGGACTTCTTGTCCAGCAGGACCAGATCTACGCAAAACCAGAGAGCTGTCACACTGGAGGGAGCTAAAACAAAGGAAGCAGGGCGACAACCCCCATGAGTCCTCACCTGAGAGGTTTTTATTCTCCACCGGGTCTGCGAAGGACACCGGCCTGAAGCCGCGGCGCTGCAGAACCTTGTTGACATGGTCCCACTCCACCCGTTCCTCCTGCAGCACACAACCACCATCAGTGTTCACACAAAGCACAGCCGCCGCACACACCTGGGGCTCCGGATCTACCTGAAACTGCCTGCCAGTCCACAGGTAAACATAAGTCTTTTCCCTGGAGTGCCTGGCATCCATATCCCCCTGTGAAACAGCTTTAAGCTAACATCCGCAGGCTGCCGTGCTGTTACAGCTCAACCATGAATGAAAGGTGATCTCTCAGGCCCCCCCTCCCCTTTACACACAGGCCTCAGCTGCCTCTGGGCTCCAGACTCCTTACCTGCTTCATGTTctgcaggaaaaacacaaacaaacacgttAATAACCCTTTTAAAAACGGGCTATTTTTACATCAATCAGTTTTCAGTACCAGCATGCAACTAAAAAAACTGATAAACAACTATTAACCATGAACGTGGAGGCTTTCTGGGTAAGCTTTGGCTCCAAACTCTCTTACATTTAGCAGAAAACACACAGAGCCTCATATCGGCTTATCTGCGGAACCTCAACACTCCCGTTTATCGGCAgctaagctaacgttagcatcaCAACTTTCTCTGGAACATCTGCCGCCGGCTGTGTCGAAATAAAGGCGGAAATGAACGACTGATAACCGGGGACAAAGCACGAGCTAACGCGCTCCTCTGTGGCTAATGAGTCGGCGTCACCACAGACTTTAAAGTTTAAACATTAAACAGTTAATTTTAGGGTAATTTACCGGGTTGTTGATTCCAGAAACAAAACAGCGAAGTTGCCTCTTCCGTCTTTCAAACTGCGGGCAGTGACGCGACCAGGGTTAACCAATGGAAAGTGACTCTTTTTGTCATTGACCAATCAGCTTAGAGAAGGTCGTGCTCCTGTATTAAAGGTATAACACCACAAGATGGCGGTAGAGGTACTCAGAGctataggctgtgttcgaaaccgcctactacatactacatacttgaaaacggcatactcatcgtcagacagcatgcagagcgtttacacacagtgcacttcactcctgcccgagccgaaatcagccggcctgaaaagctgatttcgcttaagctataaactctgtaaatatataactttatcaacatttgaaacattttcaggcgagaaagtagtcatttagacccccaaggtgttgaaaatctgacaaaataccggctatttacaagtttgttcccaccaattcggcgctactaaagctagccgcagtgagcaacgcacttccggttatgccgttttgactgctctcgtcccggtaacggaatttgaccgttcaaatggcgatgggcaacgtcacgttacgttgcatcttgggtagtttgagtgtgacaagtaacctcatgatgaatactcaacattttggcgaatatagtatgcatctagtgtacatccgggaacttaaaaaagtatgactagtgggaatagtaggagaagtaggcggtttcgaacacagccatagagtAACagctagggctgtcacgtggttcatgtgagcctccggagttccaaacttcacagcgctgtcagtcagtttgaacgggttttagcgggacggagtacaaaaacgataactttaacatttacgacgcaattgtcggtaaatattgacccataatgtgcattgatcacttcaccgacgatgtattttatcaacgtttttcttttttggagcgcagacacacatttatcaccattttaaatcgtagagggtacccctgcatgctagcagggggcagctacctcgtcctcctttatactgaatcatgccagcggtccagcttaccttcagatctacatccttcaacagagcctgatgttacggtctgttcccaggatctactcctgttgtcccaaacactccatctgtagaagatgtcattcagtctgtctgttctctctggtgtcggatggacaatgagcccccccacccctgcgacccgatcgacggattcagcgggtataatggatggatggatggattaaaatatgaatttaacttttttttctggttaaaaccatattaatgacaaaataaatgtgtcagttgtgaaaaaaaataaacaaaacagatttaaaacaaacattttattataaaatgtcatcatggaaaatgtaaaacaagccttattaaagaagttattttactgctatttatactgttgggtagattaatctgcaacaatgaactgtatttgatcaaattcaagggtttggacattgtagaaaagttctgaagtcctaatgagggttgatccatgacagcagcgagcaccacatctgctgacctccctgacaacaacaacaaagaaattgataaattcattatcacagctgcaaagtcatgcttaaaaaaacttacttaattaaattaattagtcagctaatgcctcactatgcctaaaatgttgtattttaatcaatttaccggagaaaatacgtcagaaataccaaaaatgtattaaatgtattattactataggcctatatagtattttggtaatgttttaaaacctaacaatcaaaacaactttacacaatgtcacctgacaataaaaagttaacggactttagtgaaatgatcacgttaattacctcacgttagcctccgttaccaagctttaagctaggcccctaaatccattccatttttaacatcaacatcgacatttcatgctaaccaaatgtaaaaataacgatgtctaagagtatacttctgatagataatgcttaaaaatgtaaaaaacgtttaaaatgctgttattttattaacttaccagtaattgttcttgacgagcaattgaggttaacggagctgcgtcccttgtttggaactgtggcgtctccgtgacccacgtgacttccgcattcctttctttctatagaagtctatgggagtgtcgccactctctttttacaccactctggagGTACTCAACCGTTACCATGACACCGTTGCATGGAACGGCCAAGTATTCCGATATAAGTTAGTTAGCTGCTTTGTTTGGAAGATAAGCAGTCACAAATAACCAGCAAAAgtcatatatgtatgtattccAAGATGTATTGGAAACAATGTAAAACCGTCTGCTTTTctacactacaggtgaatagggtaatattttaaaataatagatatcaccttgaaacttcctcagttgattacttatacaagtatgaaaaaaaaatgtattacaaattttagaaatgtgtatgtttaattatgcaaattaggcattatctcattaaatatgcacacatttgcatatatttccggaagatagatctgaacatatgataaagccaggtgcacaattattttttcattttgtttacacacagaatgaaaagaaaattacagagggat from Odontesthes bonariensis isolate fOdoBon6 chromosome 11, fOdoBon6.hap1, whole genome shotgun sequence includes:
- the cep70 gene encoding centrosomal protein of 70 kDa isoform X3; this encodes MDARHSREKTYVYLWTGRQFQEERVEWDHVNKVLQRRGFRPVSFADPVENKNLSDLVLLDKKSAGEVRSTLRTMLTDSERRQALIQELVKSNNQLKEEVQKHVSRAAQQSQRVTELEGLLEQVKTRVQDLEERYLGKAAQQHSYSQQLQQEKTESQRRCQMLEEKLSEQQEEAAQLQRKLYFTVKEEERRLAQQSRTFQNICKKVCLQSSAADQQVLDVIDFYETRITDQLRAYPTFDPRADPRTDPRAARGEAEASKEWEKTATTITPSFKTILKTYQDQLKRSSRQEEELKREVDRLKQELDARPTLREVKFYKHKLRRLEGSNRHSNTRSPAVDENMGARPRGAGMCLHYHQLLTQISAVVSDPSAPLRPSADGVEPANFQALLPALGEWARQLHLLKELQRSVSKLSVRLMPWRPGGGDPAEGVKVEAMLLQVEAMLESVAAEEEQELRSPTRYTLASMVSHFQKLFDVRSLSGVYPRMSEVYTRLAEMTNAMRNLRDVLDLDGRVPPAQVVQQVARVLSSRVLSSSEHAAGLQALLGDADIHSIITKVKQHDEFFPAFHALITDVLHTLGVSRLDDLLPALKSLKQTQRQAA
- the cep70 gene encoding centrosomal protein of 70 kDa isoform X2, which codes for MDARHSREKTYVYLWTGRQFQVDPEPQVCAAAVLCVNTDGGCVLQEERVEWDHVNKVLQRRGFRPVSFADPVENKNLSDLVLLDKKSAGEVRSTLRTMLTDSERRQALIQELVKSNNQLKEEVQKHVSRAAQQSQRVTELEGLLEQVKTRVQDLEERYLGKAAQQHSYSQQLQQEKTESQRRCQMLEEKLSEQQEEAAQLQRKLYFTVKEEERRLAQQSRTFQNICKKVCLQSSAADQQVLDVIDFYETRITDQLRADPRTDPRAARGEAEASKEWEKTATTITPSFKTILKTYQDQLKRSSRQEEELKREVDRLKQELDARPTLREVKFYKHKLRRLEGSNRHSNTRSPAVDENMGARPRGAGMCLHYHQLLTQISAVVSDPSAPLRPSADGVEPANFQALLPALGEWARQLHLLKELQRSVSKLSVRLMPWRPGGGDPAEGVKVEAMLLQVEAMLESVAAEEEQELRSPTRYTLASMVSHFQKLFDVRSLSGVYPRMSEVYTRLAEMTNAMRNLRDVLDLDGRVPPAQVVQQVARVLSSRVLSSSEHAAGLQALLGDADIHSIITKVKQHDEFFPAFHALITDVLHTLGVSRLDDLLPALKSLKQTQRQAA
- the cep70 gene encoding centrosomal protein of 70 kDa isoform X1, which gives rise to MDARHSREKTYVYLWTGRQFQVDPEPQVCAAAVLCVNTDGGCVLQEERVEWDHVNKVLQRRGFRPVSFADPVENKNLSDLVLLDKKSAGEVRSTLRTMLTDSERRQALIQELVKSNNQLKEEVQKHVSRAAQQSQRVTELEGLLEQVKTRVQDLEERYLGKAAQQHSYSQQLQQEKTESQRRCQMLEEKLSEQQEEAAQLQRKLYFTVKEEERRLAQQSRTFQNICKKVCLQSSAADQQVLDVIDFYETRITDQLRAYPTFDPRADPRTDPRAARGEAEASKEWEKTATTITPSFKTILKTYQDQLKRSSRQEEELKREVDRLKQELDARPTLREVKFYKHKLRRLEGSNRHSNTRSPAVDENMGARPRGAGMCLHYHQLLTQISAVVSDPSAPLRPSADGVEPANFQALLPALGEWARQLHLLKELQRSVSKLSVRLMPWRPGGGDPAEGVKVEAMLLQVEAMLESVAAEEEQELRSPTRYTLASMVSHFQKLFDVRSLSGVYPRMSEVYTRLAEMTNAMRNLRDVLDLDGRVPPAQVVQQVARVLSSRVLSSSEHAAGLQALLGDADIHSIITKVKQHDEFFPAFHALITDVLHTLGVSRLDDLLPALKSLKQTQRQAA
- the cep70 gene encoding centrosomal protein of 70 kDa isoform X4, whose protein sequence is MDARHSREKTYVYLWTGRQFQVDPEPQVCAAAVLCVNTDGGCVLQEERVEWDHVNKVLQRRGFRPVSFADPVENKNLSDLVLLDKKSAGEVRSTLRTMLTDSERRQALIQELVKSNNQLKEEVQKHVSRAAQQSQRVTELEGLLEQVKTRVQDLEERYLGKAAQQHSYSQQLQQEKTESQRRCQMLEEKLSEQQEEAAQLQRKLYFTVKEEERRLAQQSRTFQNICKKVCLQSSAADQQVLDVIDFYETRITDQLRAYPTFDPRADPRTDPRAARGEAEASKEWEKTATTITPSFKTILKTYQDQLKRSSRQEEELKREVDRLKQELDARSPAVDENMGARPRGAGMCLHYHQLLTQISAVVSDPSAPLRPSADGVEPANFQALLPALGEWARQLHLLKELQRSVSKLSVRLMPWRPGGGDPAEGVKVEAMLLQVEAMLESVAAEEEQELRSPTRYTLASMVSHFQKLFDVRSLSGVYPRMSEVYTRLAEMTNAMRNLRDVLDLDGRVPPAQVVQQVARVLSSRVLSSSEHAAGLQALLGDADIHSIITKVKQHDEFFPAFHALITDVLHTLGVSRLDDLLPALKSLKQTQRQAA